The genomic segment GTTTTCATCAGTGAAACCTGCcctgtctcctctcctctgtTGTTGGGAGCTAGAAGCGCTCCCCCGACAGATGCCAGTGAGCCCCTGACCGCTGCCCTGGCCCTTGCCGCGGCTTCACACCCCCCTCCACGGGGTCCCTCTCCTTTTCACCCGCCCCTGCAGCTGCCCACCGCACGGATGATCGCCTTTGCCATGGCGCTCCTGGGCTGTGTCCTAATCATGTACAAGGCCATCTGGTACGACCAGTTCACCTGCCCCGACGGCTTCCTGCTTCGGGTAAGGCCTGGCGAGCTGCGGAACGGGGTGGGGCGTGGGGCAGTCCAGGCCTTCCCGTGCTCGGATGCCGCTGGGCAGAGTGCCAGGGAGGGTCCCACGGAGGTGTCCGTGTGGCAGCGTGGGAGGCGGGCGCCTCCGGTGCCGCCCTCTGCCCTCCTACCCCGCCCCTGACCCGCCCCCTCCCGCAGCACAAGATCTGCACCCCGCTGACCCTGGAGATGTACTACACCGAGATGGACCCCGAGCGCCACCGCAGCATCCTGGCCGCCATCGGGGCCTACCCGCTGAGCCGCAAGCACGGCACGGAGACACCCTCGGCCTGGGGGGGGAGCTACCGCGCCGTCAAGGAGGGGCCCAAGGCGCCCACCCAGGcgggcgcggcgggggcgggggcggcgggggcgggggcggcggccaCCGAGCCCCCCGGCAAGGCCTCCGCGCTGGGAGAGAAAGAGGCGGCGCGGAAGGCGGCAGGCAGCgtcccgcccccggccccccagtGAAGGCCTCCGCACCTGCAGCCCGGGTAGGTGtgctggggggaaggggcggggaggaggggatgggggcggggggtcaCGTGAACTGGAAGTGGAGGGGCGGGGCTCAGCCATGCACTTCTTCCCACGCAGGTGGGCGGTGAGGGGTCGTGTACCCGCCTCGCAGCGCCCGCTCtcgcccctcctcccctctgtctcGGCAGCGCCCCGCGCCGGCACCTGTGACAGCCCTCGCCCGACGCTCTCACATCCTGTGGTCGTGCCCCTGCTTCCAGGACCCCTCGCtgatgccccctgccccctgagcTTCTAGCTCTGTTGCTTTTCTCTAAGTAAAGATTCACATCCACCTGGGTCTCTTGTTTCTCCTGAGCATCCTCCGTCCCGCTGGCCTCTTTCCTGCCTTCCCAACCCCCCCGCGTAGGTGAGCACTGGCATCATGCCAAACCCCTACTGCCCAGAGGAACCCCAAAGGTTCCTGAAGAGCGGTGGTAGAGGGGCAGTGAGCCGCCCTGGGAAGCCGCGGTTCACGGACAGGGACAAGGCCAGGGCCACTGTGCGAGCCGCCCTGGGTGTCAGGGCCCAGCGTGGACAGGGCTTTGTCTGGTCCATTGCTCGGCTGACTGCAAAGAAATAAGCTCACCTCTGTTCAGGGGAGCCTCTAGGATCTGGGCTCCATCCCTGACTACCCCCTACCCTATATCCAGCAGAGCTGCTCCATCCCCTGCTGCCGTTCCTGGTCCCCACACAACTACCCCATTTGACGGGAGTATCTGAATTCCCCTGTTCTGGGCAAGCACCCACATATGGTTCCTTCCCCCAACTGCCTGCCCACAGGCATGAGTCACTGAAGAAATGAGAGAATGCATGGATCCACCGGGCCCTGGGCCACAGGAGAGGGGATGTGAGCCCATCCCTGGGGCAtgaaagggctccctgctcccagagCACCCCCATCTCCCATTCCCTTGgagctagaggggaggtgggaggtctGAGGATGTTGGAGTTGGCAAGAGTCTCATTATCCAGCCCACAGCATGGCCCACTTCCCCCTCTGCTTCAGCACTGGGAAGCCCAGGTCTGCTCCCGCCTGGCTAGGCCTGACCATGGCCCCCACTCCAGCACCTATCCTCCTCTGAGGGCTTTGATCCTAAGCCCAGACACCCCACCTGGTGAGAGGTGAACTCAGGCCCTAGCACTAACGGCTGGGTTGGGAGGTAGGGATGACAGCCTTGGGAGCTCAtgcaaaagaaacaggaaagagacAGGCATTTTCAGCGTGCTTCCCAGTGTCGGGTGACATGGGTCAGAGTCCTGGGGGGACCCCCTTGGCCCCAGTGCGGTCATGTGGGGGGACACAGGGCTGGGCGCTCAGACGATATGGGACTATCCAGCCTCCAGGCCAGGGAGGCAAGGTGAGGGGTCTGAGCAGCTTTGGAACAGGGGGCAGTGACCAGGAAGTGGGTGAGACAAGTGTTCGAAGTGTTCCAGAGAAACCATGGACACACTGGAGGCcaggtggggggagtgggggtgggcaggtcAGGGCTGGGCTGTGAGTACTGTG from the Halichoerus grypus chromosome 7, mHalGry1.hap1.1, whole genome shotgun sequence genome contains:
- the CALY gene encoding neuron-specific vesicular protein calcyon, producing the protein MVKLGCSFSGKPGKDPGDQDGATTDSVPLISPLDVSQLQPPFPEQVVIKTQTEYQLSSPDQPKKFPDLEAQKLACNHPEEGRRLPTARMIAFAMALLGCVLIMYKAIWYDQFTCPDGFLLRHKICTPLTLEMYYTEMDPERHRSILAAIGAYPLSRKHGTETPSAWGGSYRAVKEGPKAPTQAGAAGAGAAGAGAAATEPPGKASALGEKEAARKAAGSVPPPAPQ